The Sphingorhabdus lutea genome segment GCGGGCATATCATGTTTAATATCCACCACGCGCACCACACCGCCCGATGAAGCGGTCATCTCCACGCTTTGTGGCAATTCAATCCGCACATTACGGCCCGGTGTGCCCTTCACATTTACCGTCCCGACCAGCGACATTCCCCCCAAATCAATCAATCCGCCCTGCACTGATTTACCGCCATGATGCGGGTTTTATATCAATCGCCCCGCC includes the following:
- a CDS encoding DUF4402 domain-containing protein yields the protein MQGGLIDLGGMSLVGTVNVKGTPGRNVRIELPQSVEMTASSGGVVRVVDIKHDMPALAQLDQNGRLTFSFGGRLVITQSVSGMFRGRIPVTVNYQ